In Arachis hypogaea cultivar Tifrunner chromosome 2, arahy.Tifrunner.gnm2.J5K5, whole genome shotgun sequence, a genomic segment contains:
- the LOC112751993 gene encoding scarecrow-like protein 22: protein MKAMPFPSEEFQGKGVLDFSSSYCSATDLFSLLHHQQQLVNNHSIHQPPPPSQEGKWRRREEEEEEEVEEENKGYVGCTELTSVLDSRRSQSPPSSTCTMSSSLGSSNNSTSKGSAAGGGCSASAAALTSENPPPPPEGSMEKCGGARMMDDWEGQDQSILRLIMGDVEDPSAGLTKLLQTGSRNVDFGSSGFGVVEQGGLVMDPSMPGNYPAFPFLGAENMESHNAKNGCGVSEPMFASGNNPMLVSAAPTSGVFGFQQPVFGTVDEKPQVINPQFMMNHNQVQFSENPSFFVPLTYPQMQEQHIVYSQQPAKRAAVGHNYQVPRLPLLDSGQEQFARRQQQVQLPLFPHHLQHQQKVSSAGDEASNQLQQTMFDQLYKTAELIEAGNPVLAQGILARLNHQLSPIGKPFQRAALYMKEALQLLLHSNIPNFMPFSPIGFIFKIGAYKSFSEISPVLQFANFTSNQVLIEAVERFDRIHIIDFDIGFGVQWSSFMQELALRNSNASSLKVTAIVSPSNCDEVELNFTRENLSQYAKDINLSFELNILNIESLSSSSFPLASQFFDSEAVAVNMPLSCFTHHPSLVPSVLHFVKQLRPKVVVTLDRNCDRIDVPLPTKVVHVLQYYSALLESLDAVNVNLDVLQKIEKHFIQPSIRNVITGHHHYHSQEKLPHWRNLFVQSGFSSFTFSNFTEAQAECLVQRAPVRGFQVERNHSSLVLCWQRKDLVSISSWRC from the coding sequence ATGAAGGCGATGCCCTTTCCTTCTGAGGAATTTCAAGGGAAGGGAGTGTTggatttctcttcttcttattgTTCTGCAACAGATCTGTTCTCACTGCTTCACCATCAACAGCAACTTGTTAATAATCATAGTATCCAtcagccaccaccaccatcacaagAAGGAAAGtggaggagaagggaagaagaagaagaagaagaagtagaagaagagaatAAAGGCTATGTGGGTTGCACTGAGCTCACATCTGTTCTTGACTCAAGAAGAAGCCAAAGCCCTCCTTCATCCACCTGCACAATGTCCTCTTCTCTTGGTAGCAGCAACAACAGCACAAGCAAAGGTAGTGCTGCTGGTGGTGGCTGCTCAGCCTCTGCTGCAGCACTAACCTCAGagaatcctcctcctcctccagaaGGATCCATGGAGAAATGTGGTGGGGCAAGAATGATGGATGACTGGGAGGGTCAAGATCAGTCCATTCTGAGGCTAATCATGGGTGATGTTGAGGACCCTTCTGCTGGTTTGACCAAGCTCTTGCAAACTGGCTCTCGTAATGTTGATTTCGGTTCTTCAGGGTTTGGTGTTGTGGAGCAAGGAGGATTGGTTATGGACCCTTCTATGCCTGGGAATTACCCTGCTTTCCCATTCCTTGGGGCTGAGAATATGGAGAGTCACAATGCAAAGAATGGTTGTGGTGTTTCTGAACCCATGTTTGCTTCCGGTAACAATCCTATGTTGGTGTCCGCGGCTCCGACTTCGGGTGTGTTTGGCTTTCAGCAGCCTGTGTTTGGAACCGTGGATGAGAAGCCTCAGGTTATCAACCCTCAGTTTATGATGAATCATAATCAAGTTCAGTTTTCAGAGAATCCTTCATTCTTTGTGCCATTGACATACCCCCAAATGCAAGAGCAGCATATTGTTTACTCTCAGCAACCGGCGAAGCGTGCGGCGGTCGGGCACAATTATCAGGTGCCGAGATTACCCCTTTTGGATTCGGGGCAGGAGCAATTCGCCAGGAGGCAGCAACAGGTGCAGCTTCCATTGTTTCCTCATCATCTGCAGCATCAGCAGAAGGTGAGTTCAGCCGGAGACGAGGCAAGCAACCAGCTTCAGCAGACTATGTTTGATCAGCTATACAAGACTGCTGAGCTGATAGAAGCTGGTAATCCGGTTCTTGCGCAAGGGATATTGGCGCGGCTCAATCACCAGCTCTCCCCCATTGGCAAGCCTTTTCAGAGGGCTGCTCTCTACATGAAGGAGGCATTGCAACTACTGCTCCATTCAAACATTCCCAATTTCATGCCTTTCTCGCCCATCGGCTTCATATTCAAGATTGGAGCTTACAAATCATTCTCAGAGATCTCACCTGTTCTCCAGTTTGCAAACTTCACTTCCAATCAAGTCCTCATTGAAGCTGTAGAACGTTTCGATCGAATTCACATTATTGACTTTGATATTGGGTTTGGAGTGCAGTGGTCTTCCTTTATGCAAGAGCTTGCCTTGAGAAATAGCAATGCGTCTTCTCTTAAAGTTACTGCCATAGTTTCGCCTTCGAATTGTGACGAGGTTGAGCTGAATTTCACAAGAGAGAATTTAAGTCAGTATGCAAAAGACATCAACTTATCATTCGAGCTCAATATCTTGAACATTGAATCATTGAGCTCCTCTTCCTTTCCACTGGCAAGTCAGTTCTTCGATAGCGAGGCAGTTGCTGTAAATATGCCGCTTTCTTGTTTCACTCATCATCCGTCGCTGGTTCCATCGGTCCTTCATTTTGTCAAGCAGCTTAGGCCAAAAGTGGTGGTTACTTTGGACCGGAATTGTGACCGAATCGATGTGCCACTTCCAACCAAAGTAGTCCATGTTCTTCAATATTACTCAGCCTTGCTCGAATCGCTTGACGCCGTGAATGTGAACCTCGACGTCCTCCAAAAGATCGAGAAGCATTTCATCCAACCATCCATTAGGAATGTGATCACAGGTCACCACCATTACCATTCACAAGAGAAGCTACCTCATTGGAGGAACCTCTTTGTTCAATCTGGATTCTCATCATTCACATTCAGTAACTTCACAGAAGCTCAAGCAGAATGTCTGGTGCAGCGTGCGCCGGTGCGAGGGTTTCAGGTCGAGAGAAACCATTCCTCTCTTGTTCTATGCTGGCAGCGAAAAGACCTGGTCTCCATTTCGAGTTGGAGATGCTAA